In Peromyscus maniculatus bairdii isolate BWxNUB_F1_BW_parent chromosome 9, HU_Pman_BW_mat_3.1, whole genome shotgun sequence, one genomic interval encodes:
- the Sdr39u1 gene encoding epimerase family protein SDR39U1 isoform X2 → MRVLVGGGTGFIGTALTHLLKARGHTVTWVSRQPGPGRITWNELIRSGLPLCDVVINLAGENILNPLRRWNETFQKEVLTSRLDTTHLLAEAITQAAHPPQAWILVTGVAYYQPSLTEEYDEDSPGGDFDFFSNLVTKWEAAAKLPGESTRQVVVRSGVVLGRGGGAIGHMLLPFRLGLGGPIGSGHQFFPWIHIGDLAGILTHALEADHVQGVLNGVAPAYTTTNAEFAQALGAALGRPAFIPVPSTVVQAVFGRERATMLLEGQKVVPRRTLATGYQYSFPELGAALKDVVT, encoded by the exons ATGCGGGTGCTCGTGG GTGGCGGGACGGGGTTCATTGGCACAGCCCTAACCCACCTGCTGAAAGCCCGGGGCCACACCGTGACGTGGGTCTCCCGGCAGCCAGGGCCGGGTCGGATCACGTGG AATGAGCTCATTAGGTCGGGGCTGCCCCTCTGCGATGTCGTCATCAACCTGGCTGGAGAGAACATCCTCAACCCTCTGCGAAG ATGGAACGAAACTTTCCAAAAAGAGGTTCTTACCAGCCGCCTGGATACCACCCACTTGCTAGCTGAAGCCATCACCCAAGCCGCACACCCTCCCCAGGCATGGATCCTAGTCACAGGTGTAG CTTACTACCAGCCAAGCCTGACTGAGGAGTATGACGAAGACAGCCCGGGAGGGGACTTTGACTTCTTCTCCAACCTGGTAACCAAATGGGAAGCAGCAGCCAAGCTTCCTGGAGAGTCTACACGCCAGGTCGTGGTACGTTCAG GGGTTGTGCTGGGCCGAGGGGGTGGTGCCATCGGCCACATGCTTCTGCCCTTCCGCCTGGGCCTGGGAGGCCCCATTGGTTCAGGTCACCAGTTCTTCCCCTGGATACATATTGGTGACCTGGCAGGAATTCTGACTCATGCCCTTGAAGCGGACCACGTCCAAGGAGTCCTGAATGGGGTGGCTCCAGCATACACCACTACCAATGCCGAGTTTGCCCAAGCCTTGGGTGCTGCCCTGGGCCGCCCAGCCTTCATACCTGTCCCCAGCACTGTGGTACAAGCAGTCTTTGGACGAGAACGTGCCACCATGCTGTTGGAAGGCCAGAAAGTGGTCCCACGGCGGACACTGGCCACTGGCTACCAGTATTCCTTCCCAGAGTTGGGGGCTGCCTTGAAAGATGTTGTCACCTAA
- the Sdr39u1 gene encoding epimerase family protein SDR39U1 isoform X3, with translation MDPSHRSYYQPSLTEEYDEDSPGGDFDFFSNLVTKWEAAAKLPGESTRQVVVRSGVVLGRGGGAIGHMLLPFRLGLGGPIGSGHQFFPWIHIGDLAGILTHALEADHVQGVLNGVAPAYTTTNAEFAQALGAALGRPAFIPVPSTVVQAVFGRERATMLLEGQKVVPRRTLATGYQYSFPELGAALKDVVT, from the exons ATGGATCCTAGTCACAGGT CTTACTACCAGCCAAGCCTGACTGAGGAGTATGACGAAGACAGCCCGGGAGGGGACTTTGACTTCTTCTCCAACCTGGTAACCAAATGGGAAGCAGCAGCCAAGCTTCCTGGAGAGTCTACACGCCAGGTCGTGGTACGTTCAG GGGTTGTGCTGGGCCGAGGGGGTGGTGCCATCGGCCACATGCTTCTGCCCTTCCGCCTGGGCCTGGGAGGCCCCATTGGTTCAGGTCACCAGTTCTTCCCCTGGATACATATTGGTGACCTGGCAGGAATTCTGACTCATGCCCTTGAAGCGGACCACGTCCAAGGAGTCCTGAATGGGGTGGCTCCAGCATACACCACTACCAATGCCGAGTTTGCCCAAGCCTTGGGTGCTGCCCTGGGCCGCCCAGCCTTCATACCTGTCCCCAGCACTGTGGTACAAGCAGTCTTTGGACGAGAACGTGCCACCATGCTGTTGGAAGGCCAGAAAGTGGTCCCACGGCGGACACTGGCCACTGGCTACCAGTATTCCTTCCCAGAGTTGGGGGCTGCCTTGAAAGATGTTGTCACCTAA
- the Sdr39u1 gene encoding epimerase family protein SDR39U1 isoform X1: MGNMCSGKARGNGVNPEAEGGTRAGGGTGFIGTALTHLLKARGHTVTWVSRQPGPGRITWNELIRSGLPLCDVVINLAGENILNPLRRWNETFQKEVLTSRLDTTHLLAEAITQAAHPPQAWILVTGVAYYQPSLTEEYDEDSPGGDFDFFSNLVTKWEAAAKLPGESTRQVVVRSGVVLGRGGGAIGHMLLPFRLGLGGPIGSGHQFFPWIHIGDLAGILTHALEADHVQGVLNGVAPAYTTTNAEFAQALGAALGRPAFIPVPSTVVQAVFGRERATMLLEGQKVVPRRTLATGYQYSFPELGAALKDVVT; this comes from the exons ATGGGCAATATGTGTTCGGGGAAAGCCCGGGGAAATGGAGTGAACCCGGAAGCAGAGGGTGGAACGCGTGCTG GTGGCGGGACGGGGTTCATTGGCACAGCCCTAACCCACCTGCTGAAAGCCCGGGGCCACACCGTGACGTGGGTCTCCCGGCAGCCAGGGCCGGGTCGGATCACGTGG AATGAGCTCATTAGGTCGGGGCTGCCCCTCTGCGATGTCGTCATCAACCTGGCTGGAGAGAACATCCTCAACCCTCTGCGAAG ATGGAACGAAACTTTCCAAAAAGAGGTTCTTACCAGCCGCCTGGATACCACCCACTTGCTAGCTGAAGCCATCACCCAAGCCGCACACCCTCCCCAGGCATGGATCCTAGTCACAGGTGTAG CTTACTACCAGCCAAGCCTGACTGAGGAGTATGACGAAGACAGCCCGGGAGGGGACTTTGACTTCTTCTCCAACCTGGTAACCAAATGGGAAGCAGCAGCCAAGCTTCCTGGAGAGTCTACACGCCAGGTCGTGGTACGTTCAG GGGTTGTGCTGGGCCGAGGGGGTGGTGCCATCGGCCACATGCTTCTGCCCTTCCGCCTGGGCCTGGGAGGCCCCATTGGTTCAGGTCACCAGTTCTTCCCCTGGATACATATTGGTGACCTGGCAGGAATTCTGACTCATGCCCTTGAAGCGGACCACGTCCAAGGAGTCCTGAATGGGGTGGCTCCAGCATACACCACTACCAATGCCGAGTTTGCCCAAGCCTTGGGTGCTGCCCTGGGCCGCCCAGCCTTCATACCTGTCCCCAGCACTGTGGTACAAGCAGTCTTTGGACGAGAACGTGCCACCATGCTGTTGGAAGGCCAGAAAGTGGTCCCACGGCGGACACTGGCCACTGGCTACCAGTATTCCTTCCCAGAGTTGGGGGCTGCCTTGAAAGATGTTGTCACCTAA